The Hymenobacter sp. GOD-10R genome includes a window with the following:
- a CDS encoding prolyl oligopeptidase family serine peptidase, with product MRLSTLLRVLPWLLPAATAFAQNKPATTLAPLTVEKIMRDPAQWLGTSPSNIAWSEDSKRIYFDWNPEKNRRDSLYVVAAGGGTPRKVSFREQRDLPTTNARYDQRYTRKVYERDGDIYLLDLKTGKTRRVTNTAERESAPAFALREQLISYLRAGNLFTWDPTTGETVQRTDFRKGSKPGDPLMNKEEKFLKAQQLALFQIIRQRDQDRQARDQAQKALAKLRPKAIYTGTQNVSNIVLSPDGRYVTYRLAQEPTGVKTTIVPNFVTASGYTEDIPTRTKVGVPQMTYTLGFYDVARDTTFLVSLRDLPGYNDQPGYLKEYAAKSKAKPTTDSTKTVGSKKAATPADRSLAPFGPIWSENGERAFLVVRSADNKDRWIAALDPTTRKLTPLDRQHDDAWINGPGIGYDEGNVGWLPDNRRIWFQSEETGYSHLYTVDATSKQKQALTSGNFEIQEASLSRDRKTWFITANKTAPGEKQFYRMPVNGGALTQLTALPGASEVTISPDEKTLAVRYSYTNKPWELYVMDNKPGAKPRQLTHSTTPEFESYAWRDPEIIKIKASDGADVYARLYRPASPTAQGPAVIFVHGAGYLQNAHRWWSQYSREYMFNNLLVDKGYTVLDIDYRGSSGYGRDVRTGIYRYMGGKDLSDHVDGAKLLVQKYGVSPQRIGIYGGSYGGFITLMAMFTQPDVFRAGAGLRSVTDWAHYNHGYTDNILNEPYNDSLAYTRSSPIYYAEGLKGALLMCHGMVDTNVHFEDIVRLSQRLIELHKENWELAVYPVENHGFEEPASWTDEYKRILKLFETNLKPAATTGGSTGSGQ from the coding sequence ATGCGTCTTTCTACTCTTCTTCGGGTGTTGCCCTGGCTGCTACCGGCGGCCACGGCTTTTGCCCAAAACAAACCTGCCACCACACTCGCGCCGCTTACCGTCGAGAAGATTATGCGCGACCCGGCGCAGTGGCTCGGTACTTCGCCATCGAATATTGCGTGGAGCGAGGACAGCAAGCGGATCTATTTCGATTGGAACCCCGAAAAAAATCGGCGCGATTCCCTCTATGTGGTAGCAGCCGGTGGTGGCACCCCGCGCAAAGTAAGCTTCCGCGAGCAACGCGACTTGCCCACCACGAATGCTCGTTACGACCAGCGCTACACGCGGAAAGTGTACGAGCGCGACGGCGACATCTACCTGCTCGACCTGAAAACCGGGAAAACACGCCGCGTGACGAACACGGCCGAGCGTGAATCGGCGCCGGCGTTTGCGCTACGGGAGCAGCTGATCAGCTACCTACGCGCCGGCAACCTCTTTACCTGGGACCCGACCACCGGCGAAACTGTGCAACGCACCGATTTCCGCAAGGGCAGCAAACCCGGCGACCCGCTGATGAACAAGGAAGAGAAATTCCTGAAAGCGCAGCAGCTTGCGTTGTTCCAAATTATCCGGCAGCGCGACCAGGATCGGCAGGCTCGTGATCAAGCACAAAAGGCGCTTGCCAAGCTGCGGCCCAAGGCTATTTACACGGGTACGCAGAACGTGAGCAATATCGTGCTCAGTCCGGATGGCCGCTACGTAACCTACCGCTTAGCGCAGGAACCAACCGGCGTGAAAACGACCATCGTTCCAAATTTCGTGACGGCTTCGGGCTACACGGAAGATATCCCGACCCGCACCAAAGTAGGCGTGCCGCAGATGACCTATACCCTAGGTTTCTACGACGTAGCCCGCGACACAACCTTTTTGGTGAGCTTGCGCGACCTACCAGGCTACAACGACCAGCCCGGCTATTTGAAAGAATACGCGGCCAAATCCAAAGCCAAACCTACTACAGACTCTACTAAAACGGTTGGCTCGAAGAAAGCCGCCACGCCAGCCGACCGGTCGTTGGCTCCGTTTGGGCCAATTTGGTCCGAGAATGGTGAGCGTGCGTTTTTGGTGGTGCGCTCCGCCGACAACAAAGACCGCTGGATTGCTGCCCTCGACCCCACCACCCGCAAGCTGACTCCTCTCGACCGGCAGCACGACGACGCTTGGATCAACGGTCCCGGCATTGGCTACGATGAAGGCAATGTAGGCTGGCTGCCCGACAACCGACGCATCTGGTTTCAAAGCGAAGAAACAGGCTACAGTCACCTCTACACCGTAGACGCGACCAGCAAGCAAAAGCAAGCCCTCACCAGCGGTAACTTCGAGATTCAGGAAGCTAGCCTCAGCCGCGACCGGAAGACGTGGTTTATCACGGCCAACAAAACGGCGCCCGGCGAAAAGCAGTTTTACCGTATGCCTGTCAACGGCGGAGCGCTTACGCAGCTAACCGCGCTACCCGGCGCCAGCGAGGTCACTATCTCCCCTGATGAGAAGACGCTGGCCGTGCGATACAGTTACACCAACAAGCCATGGGAGCTGTACGTGATGGACAACAAGCCGGGCGCTAAGCCGCGCCAACTCACGCACAGCACTACCCCGGAGTTTGAAAGTTACGCATGGCGCGACCCCGAGATTATTAAGATTAAGGCGAGCGACGGTGCTGACGTGTACGCCCGTCTGTACCGTCCGGCTAGCCCCACGGCGCAAGGGCCAGCCGTCATTTTTGTGCACGGGGCCGGTTACTTGCAGAATGCGCACAGGTGGTGGAGCCAATACTCTCGGGAGTATATGTTCAACAACTTGCTAGTCGACAAAGGTTATACGGTATTGGATATCGACTATCGTGGCTCCAGCGGCTATGGCCGCGACGTGCGCACGGGCATCTACCGCTATATGGGTGGCAAAGACCTTTCGGACCACGTAGACGGCGCCAAACTCCTTGTTCAGAAATACGGTGTTAGTCCGCAACGTATCGGTATCTATGGCGGCAGCTACGGCGGTTTTATCACCCTGATGGCCATGTTTACTCAGCCCGACGTTTTCCGGGCCGGCGCTGGTCTGCGCTCCGTCACTGACTGGGCGCACTACAACCACGGCTACACCGACAACATTCTCAATGAGCCCTACAACGACAGCTTGGCGTACACTCGTTCATCGCCCATCTACTACGCCGAAGGTCTCAAAGGGGCCCTGCTTATGTGTCACGGCATGGTCGATACCAATGTGCACTTCGAAGATATTGTACGGCTTTCGCAACGGCTAATTGAGCTGCACAAAGAAAACTGGGAGCTAGCTGTGTACCCAGTAGAGAACCATGGTTTTGAGGAGCCCGCCTCCTGGACCGACGAGTACAAGCGCATTCTCAAGTTGTTTGAGACAAACTTAAAACCTGCTGCCACCACTGGTGGGAGTACTGGCTCAGGACAATAA
- a CDS encoding phosphatase PAP2 family protein: protein MKYLFALLLPGFFLFASPATAQQASSPYRTRFAVDAPITVGLGAVSGLGLYLVSQKDGLNQTQLAALNKNDVPKFDRFVAGNYSKTAQTVGDFIVYPTLLIAPGLLALDADVRSRYGQVLGLYLQTLLAQNAVFTMTVGNVTRYRPFLYGSEGGGDRNSHIATNSFYAGHTANTATATFFAAKVYHDFNPGSAAEPLVWTAAAVVPAVMAYTRIEAGKHFLSDNIVGYAVGATMGIVVPQLHKTAERTGLAVSPVQGLNVNGYSYSGLLLTKRL from the coding sequence ATGAAATACTTGTTCGCCCTATTACTGCCTGGCTTCTTCCTGTTTGCCTCCCCTGCTACTGCCCAACAGGCCTCCTCTCCATATCGCACCCGCTTTGCCGTTGATGCCCCCATTACGGTAGGACTAGGAGCAGTGAGTGGGCTTGGCCTGTACTTAGTATCTCAAAAGGACGGACTGAATCAAACTCAGCTAGCAGCTCTAAATAAAAACGACGTGCCTAAGTTTGACCGATTTGTGGCGGGCAACTATAGTAAGACGGCCCAGACAGTTGGTGACTTCATTGTGTACCCCACATTGCTCATTGCCCCTGGCTTGCTCGCACTAGACGCAGATGTGCGTAGCCGTTACGGGCAGGTGCTAGGTTTGTATCTGCAGACGCTGTTAGCTCAAAACGCCGTATTCACGATGACGGTGGGCAACGTAACACGCTATCGACCCTTTCTTTACGGGTCGGAAGGTGGTGGCGACCGAAATAGCCACATTGCCACTAACTCGTTCTATGCTGGCCACACGGCCAACACCGCGACGGCTACTTTCTTTGCCGCCAAGGTATACCACGACTTCAATCCTGGTTCGGCGGCAGAGCCGCTGGTATGGACGGCGGCGGCTGTCGTGCCAGCCGTCATGGCTTATACCCGCATTGAGGCGGGCAAGCATTTTCTCTCCGATAATATCGTAGGCTACGCGGTAGGCGCGACCATGGGTATTGTGGTGCCGCAACTACACAAAACCGCGGAACGCACGGGCCTTGCTGTGTCGCCCGTGCAAGGCTTGAATGTAAATGGCTACTCGTATAGCGGCTTGTTGCTTACAAAGCGCTTATAG
- the metK gene encoding methionine adenosyltransferase: MPYLFTSESVSEGHPDKIADQISDAILDEFLRQDPQAKVACETLVTTGLAVVAGEVKSTAYVDVQGITRAVIRRIGYTKAEYKFEAESCGILSALHEQSPDINQGVERKSPEEQGAGDQGMMFGYATRETENYMPLALDLSHRLLRELSAIRKEGQVMTYLRPDAKAQVTIRYSDDNVPEAIDTIVVSTQHDEFDDSEQVMLERISDDIKSVLIPRVKAHLSTSVQQLFTDEITYHINPTGKFVIGGPHGDSGLTGRKIIVDTYGGKGAHGGGAFSGKDSSKVDRSAAYATRHIAKNLVAAGVADQVLVQVAYAIGVAQPVGLYVTTYGTTKAKGSDGNVLTDGQISEKVHALFDMRPYAIVQRLGLRNPIFSETAAYGHMGHEPGKKEVTLANGEVKTFETFTWEKLDYVDKIKEVFGL, encoded by the coding sequence ATGCCTTACTTATTTACTTCTGAGTCCGTTTCGGAAGGACATCCAGACAAAATAGCCGATCAGATCTCCGATGCCATTCTCGATGAGTTTCTGCGGCAGGATCCGCAAGCGAAAGTAGCTTGCGAAACGTTGGTTACGACGGGGTTGGCCGTAGTAGCTGGTGAAGTTAAATCCACGGCTTACGTTGATGTACAGGGTATCACTCGTGCCGTTATCCGACGTATAGGATATACCAAAGCCGAGTATAAGTTTGAAGCTGAGTCATGCGGCATTTTATCGGCCTTGCACGAGCAGTCGCCCGACATCAATCAGGGTGTTGAGCGCAAGAGCCCGGAAGAACAAGGAGCCGGTGACCAAGGAATGATGTTCGGGTACGCTACGCGCGAAACTGAAAACTACATGCCTCTAGCGCTCGATCTATCGCACCGCCTGTTACGCGAACTATCAGCTATTCGCAAAGAAGGTCAGGTGATGACCTACCTACGTCCGGATGCCAAGGCGCAGGTGACAATCCGATATTCTGACGACAACGTTCCTGAGGCTATCGATACTATCGTGGTCAGCACTCAGCACGACGAGTTCGATGACTCGGAGCAGGTAATGCTGGAGAGGATTTCGGACGATATCAAGTCGGTACTTATTCCACGCGTGAAGGCACATTTGAGCACTAGTGTGCAGCAACTCTTTACCGACGAGATTACCTATCATATCAATCCAACGGGCAAGTTCGTGATTGGTGGCCCGCACGGCGACTCAGGGCTGACAGGTCGTAAGATCATTGTGGATACCTATGGCGGCAAAGGCGCGCACGGTGGTGGTGCTTTCTCGGGCAAAGACTCGTCGAAAGTAGACCGCTCGGCTGCCTATGCTACCCGGCATATCGCCAAGAACTTGGTAGCGGCTGGCGTGGCCGATCAGGTACTAGTGCAAGTTGCTTACGCCATTGGTGTAGCTCAGCCAGTAGGCTTGTACGTAACCACCTATGGTACGACCAAAGCAAAAGGCTCAGATGGTAACGTGCTCACCGACGGACAGATCTCTGAAAAGGTGCATGCCCTATTTGATATGCGCCCTTATGCTATTGTACAGCGCCTAGGTCTGCGGAATCCGATCTTCAGTGAAACGGCTGCTTACGGTCACATGGGCCATGAGCCAGGTAAGAAGGAAGTGACTCTCGCCAATGGCGAGGTGAAGACGTTCGAGACATTCACTTGGGAAAAGCTCGATTACGTTGATAAGATCAAAGAAGTGTTTGGTTTGTAA
- the hpf gene encoding ribosome hibernation-promoting factor, HPF/YfiA family, with product MKVQMHSVHFDADQKLLDFIQKRLDKLETFYDRVTEGEVILKLNNKDGISNKTVEVKLFVPGSTLFCQEDAPTFESATDAAYDCLRRQIVKYKEKQITH from the coding sequence ATGAAAGTACAGATGCACTCGGTGCACTTCGACGCCGACCAAAAACTGCTCGACTTCATCCAGAAGCGCCTTGATAAGCTCGAAACCTTCTACGACCGTGTTACGGAAGGTGAGGTTATATTGAAGCTTAACAACAAGGATGGTATCAGTAATAAAACTGTAGAGGTAAAGCTCTTCGTGCCGGGCTCTACCCTATTTTGCCAAGAAGACGCTCCAACCTTCGAATCAGCAACAGATGCTGCGTATGATTGCTTGCGGCGGCAAATCGTGAAGTACAAAGAAAAGCAGATAACCCATTAA
- a CDS encoding tyrosine-type recombinase/integrase, translating into MELFFDYLRFERRFSPHTVLSYQTDLRQFAAFLLKSYELSDPAQADHMIIRSWIVELMQQQHDPRTVNRKIACLRSYYKYLLRINVITRNPMLRITAPKMAKKLPNFVPEDSLNNLLNSFDFPDTFVGRRDQLVLELLYGTGIRLSELIGIQHDDVSLASRAVRVTGKGNKQRVVPLNPTLMLVLERYIAQKQTEFGSSDNARGALLVTDKLEPLYEKLVYRTVKQYLGQITTASAQQHPHVLRHSFATHLLGKGADLNAIKELLGHANLAATQVYTHLSIDKLKAVFEKAHPKA; encoded by the coding sequence ATGGAATTGTTTTTTGATTATCTCCGGTTCGAGCGGCGCTTTAGTCCGCATACCGTGCTTTCTTACCAAACCGATCTACGGCAGTTTGCGGCGTTTCTGCTGAAGAGCTATGAGCTATCTGACCCAGCCCAGGCTGATCACATGATCATTCGCTCCTGGATTGTGGAGTTGATGCAACAACAACATGACCCGCGTACGGTAAACCGTAAGATTGCCTGCTTGCGCTCTTACTATAAATACTTACTGCGCATCAATGTAATCACACGCAATCCGATGCTGCGCATTACAGCGCCGAAGATGGCCAAGAAGCTGCCTAACTTTGTGCCAGAGGATTCTCTTAATAATCTGCTTAACTCATTCGATTTCCCCGACACCTTCGTAGGTCGGCGTGACCAGCTCGTGCTGGAGCTACTCTACGGCACTGGGATTCGCCTGTCTGAACTCATTGGTATTCAGCACGACGACGTGAGCCTAGCTTCGCGCGCAGTGCGCGTAACAGGCAAAGGCAATAAGCAACGCGTGGTGCCTCTGAACCCAACTTTGATGCTTGTCTTGGAGCGCTACATAGCCCAAAAGCAAACAGAATTTGGCAGTAGCGACAACGCCCGCGGTGCCTTGCTCGTTACGGATAAGCTAGAACCTCTCTACGAAAAGCTTGTGTATCGTACCGTGAAGCAATACCTAGGTCAGATTACCACTGCCTCCGCACAGCAGCATCCGCACGTATTGCGGCATTCTTTTGCCACGCATTTGCTCGGCAAAGGAGCCGACTTAAATGCCATCAAGGAATTGCTTGGGCATGCTAACCTAGCGGCCACACAGGTATACACCCACTTGTCCATCGACAAGCTTAAAGCCGTATTCGAGAAGGCCCATCCGAAGGCCTGA
- the rpsU gene encoding 30S ribosomal protein S21 gives MIIVQIKDNESVDRALKRFKKKFERTGVLKELRRRTFFQKPSVTKRKQKEKAVYKQTMYATDNQ, from the coding sequence ATGATCATCGTCCAGATTAAGGATAACGAGTCGGTTGACCGGGCTCTGAAGCGTTTCAAGAAAAAGTTCGAGCGCACGGGTGTGCTGAAAGAACTACGTCGTCGTACGTTCTTCCAGAAGCCTTCTGTAACTAAGCGCAAGCAGAAAGAGAAGGCTGTGTACAAGCAAACCATGTACGCTACCGACAACCAATAG
- a CDS encoding acyl-CoA dehydrogenase family protein: MESVATENQTMIAQMVRDFGAHHIRPDMMRWDNDQEFPLHIFKQLGELGLMGVLVPQAYGGSGFGYVEYVTAIAELAKIDGSIGLSMAAHNSLCTGHILQFGSEEQKYKWLPKLASGEWIGAWGLTEPNTGSDAGNMRTVAEEDGDYYILNGAKNFITHGKSSNIAVVIARTGQVGDSHGMTAFVLEKPTEGFSHGLKADKLGMRASETTELVFTDCRVPKANILGEVGEGFVQSMKVLDGGRISIAALSLGIAQGALEAATHYSKERHQFNQPISNFQGIAFKLADMATEIEAASLLTYRAATMKDNGQNVTQESAMAKLYASEVAVRTANEAVQIFGGYGYTKDYPAEKYYRDAKLCTIGEGTSEIQKLVIARSLLKH; encoded by the coding sequence ATGGAATCAGTTGCCACTGAGAACCAAACCATGATTGCCCAGATGGTGCGCGATTTTGGCGCGCACCACATTAGACCCGACATGATGCGTTGGGACAATGACCAAGAATTTCCCCTTCACATCTTCAAACAACTCGGTGAGCTAGGCCTAATGGGCGTGCTGGTGCCACAGGCATACGGCGGTTCAGGTTTTGGCTACGTTGAATACGTGACGGCTATTGCCGAGCTAGCTAAAATTGACGGCAGTATCGGGCTTTCCATGGCCGCGCATAATTCCCTATGCACCGGCCATATTCTGCAATTTGGCTCCGAGGAACAAAAATACAAATGGCTTCCTAAGCTAGCTTCCGGCGAATGGATTGGCGCGTGGGGACTCACCGAGCCCAATACCGGCTCCGACGCTGGCAACATGCGTACCGTAGCCGAGGAAGACGGTGATTATTATATACTGAATGGAGCCAAAAACTTCATCACGCACGGCAAAAGTAGCAACATCGCCGTTGTGATTGCACGAACCGGCCAAGTCGGTGACTCGCATGGGATGACCGCCTTTGTGCTTGAGAAGCCTACTGAAGGCTTCTCACATGGGCTGAAAGCCGACAAGCTAGGTATGCGCGCTTCTGAAACGACAGAACTGGTTTTCACTGACTGCCGCGTACCAAAAGCAAATATCTTAGGAGAAGTTGGTGAAGGCTTTGTACAGTCGATGAAAGTGCTGGACGGAGGACGCATCTCTATTGCGGCTCTTTCTTTGGGCATTGCTCAAGGCGCTTTAGAAGCTGCTACGCACTATTCAAAAGAGCGACATCAGTTCAACCAACCTATCTCTAACTTCCAAGGCATTGCCTTCAAGCTCGCCGATATGGCTACTGAGATTGAGGCGGCTTCGCTTCTCACCTATCGTGCGGCTACGATGAAAGACAACGGCCAGAACGTAACACAAGAGTCAGCCATGGCTAAGCTGTATGCCTCAGAAGTAGCTGTGCGTACTGCTAACGAGGCCGTACAAATTTTCGGTGGCTACGGCTACACGAAAGACTACCCGGCGGAGAAGTACTACCGAGATGCTAAGCTTTGCACTATTGGGGAAGGCACTTCGGAAATCCAAAAATTGGTAATCGCTCGTAGCCTCCTGAAACATTGA
- a CDS encoding polysaccharide biosynthesis/export family protein: protein MQQPTLCRLFRLWLLCVPFAFLASSCVKSVYYRQNVLLRTTGGTGIDTTKLRDVVNRAERNYIIQPNDYLQVQVFTNNGERILDPNGELHFGSPSGQNISSNRTGGGTGGVASTGPAFLVQVDGYIRLPMVDRVKVTGLTLLEADSLLEVRYNEFYKGSFVDTRVTNNRVVVLGTPGGRVIPLENDNVNLLEVLALAGGIDGGAGSSARSGGKANNIRLIRGDLKNPQVQIIDLTTIEGMQRANLQVEPNDIIYIEPIRRPFFEALNDINPILSLVTTLAGVTTTIIYLTLAR, encoded by the coding sequence ATGCAACAACCTACCCTCTGTCGCCTTTTCCGCCTCTGGCTACTATGCGTGCCCTTCGCGTTTCTCGCCTCTTCTTGCGTAAAGTCTGTCTATTACCGTCAGAATGTTCTCCTGCGCACCACTGGCGGAACAGGTATTGATACAACAAAACTGCGGGATGTAGTGAACCGAGCAGAACGTAACTACATCATCCAGCCAAATGATTACCTACAAGTACAGGTCTTCACTAACAATGGTGAAAGAATTCTGGATCCAAACGGAGAGCTTCATTTCGGCTCACCATCGGGACAAAATATTAGTTCCAATAGAACAGGGGGTGGGACTGGTGGCGTGGCCTCAACGGGTCCAGCGTTCTTAGTGCAAGTTGATGGTTACATACGATTGCCTATGGTGGACCGAGTGAAAGTGACTGGCTTGACATTGCTGGAAGCTGATAGTCTGTTAGAAGTTAGATATAATGAATTTTACAAAGGCTCGTTTGTTGACACCCGTGTTACAAATAACCGTGTCGTTGTGCTAGGTACCCCAGGCGGTAGAGTGATTCCCTTGGAAAATGACAATGTAAACCTACTAGAAGTTTTAGCGTTAGCTGGCGGCATTGATGGTGGAGCAGGTAGCTCGGCTCGAAGTGGTGGTAAAGCTAACAACATACGTCTAATCAGAGGTGATTTGAAGAATCCACAAGTACAAATAATTGATCTAACAACAATTGAAGGAATGCAGCGGGCAAACCTACAAGTGGAACCTAACGATATTATATATATTGAACCTATCCGCCGCCCATTCTTCGAGGCACTGAACGATATCAACCCAATTTTGAGTTTGGTAACTACATTGGCTGGGGTGACAACCACTATAATTTACCTGACCCTAGCTCGGTAG
- a CDS encoding GumC family protein, with protein sequence MAVNENTELEELIRNAGGSEAEVEDDDGAGLDLVTLLLVARRSLPWVVLLIMLGLTGSWLYLRYTKPIYQSSSILKIDEKTEASALGLGSVLGGDLRQGGNKLSGEIELIKSNIIYEHLKDSLALDVNYYVEGTVLENELYGLSPFKVMYKIKDGSLYNKRFDLTFSSTQQFRISYQYQGQEISADYRLGQPIVTPAMELLLTSTSWMSEGVVGKKYFFIVNDGGSISNYLNKGLNVQVINPDANTIQISFTDFNPSKAQAIVNKIDTVYLQEKLAQKQEATQRQLKFLETQIIENKDSLQDAEKDLEEFTSRTRTYDVRGNLTNISDKLIAQEKARLELQQQIELLDEIAALVDQNQLTLNEETSISESIPGLKRLGDEQVAQQIARLNDLQWNLRRVSRSYQPTTFTVQQLQADVNLVKNSTQRLLQQNRRLLVQQLNETGIEQDKLRAELQQIPGLATQQTRLQRPFELYQKTYTMLVEKKMDFGMAIAGTTVDFQILSPASGPGAPIAPVRMVVYAIGLAAGIVLGLAVIAVRYFMHNTVTSVRELERATTASVLGVIPTYDKEKMSVSRLVVDKNPKSAISESIRSIRTNLDFISSAKKKRLISVTSTVSGEGKTFVTVNLGGIVALSGQRVVILDLDMRKPKVNLAFGTENVKGVSTILIDKHSVQECIQHTSIPSLDFISAGPTPPNPSELILNARFDEMLAELYQQYDVILIDTPPVGLVTDGILIMRKADIPIYIVRANYSKKTFLKNINKIIRANNFTRLSTILNDAQASGLYGYGYGYGYGYGQGYYDEAVPDKSLVQRLRKQFS encoded by the coding sequence ATGGCAGTAAACGAGAACACCGAGCTGGAAGAGCTTATTCGCAATGCGGGTGGCAGCGAAGCAGAGGTAGAGGACGATGATGGTGCTGGGTTGGACCTAGTTACACTGTTATTAGTAGCTCGCCGCAGCTTGCCTTGGGTCGTATTGCTTATCATGCTGGGCTTGACAGGCTCTTGGTTGTATTTGCGTTATACAAAGCCGATTTATCAGTCGTCATCCATCTTAAAAATTGACGAAAAAACCGAAGCCAGCGCGCTAGGTCTAGGTAGCGTACTAGGGGGAGATCTTCGACAAGGGGGTAATAAGCTATCGGGCGAAATAGAGCTTATTAAGTCTAATATAATTTATGAGCACCTAAAGGACTCATTAGCGCTCGACGTCAATTATTACGTAGAGGGTACTGTTCTGGAAAATGAACTGTATGGATTGTCCCCGTTCAAGGTAATGTATAAGATCAAGGACGGTAGCTTATACAACAAAAGATTTGACCTCACTTTCAGTAGTACACAACAATTTCGGATTTCCTACCAATACCAAGGACAGGAGATAAGCGCTGACTACCGTTTAGGGCAACCCATTGTGACGCCCGCTATGGAACTGTTACTGACTTCCACCTCGTGGATGAGCGAAGGCGTAGTTGGAAAGAAGTATTTCTTTATTGTAAACGACGGGGGATCTATTAGTAACTATTTGAATAAGGGGCTGAATGTGCAGGTTATCAATCCTGATGCAAATACTATCCAAATATCTTTTACTGACTTCAATCCTAGTAAAGCTCAAGCCATTGTTAACAAGATTGACACAGTATACTTGCAGGAGAAGCTAGCTCAGAAACAGGAAGCAACACAGCGGCAGTTAAAATTTCTGGAAACGCAAATCATTGAGAATAAAGATAGTTTGCAAGATGCTGAGAAAGACTTAGAAGAGTTCACAAGCCGTACTAGGACCTACGATGTACGTGGTAATCTGACAAACATCTCCGATAAACTAATTGCACAGGAAAAAGCGCGATTGGAGCTACAACAACAAATTGAGCTGTTAGATGAAATTGCTGCGTTGGTAGATCAGAATCAACTTACCCTTAATGAGGAAACAAGTATTTCTGAGAGTATTCCCGGTTTAAAGCGGCTCGGGGATGAGCAGGTTGCCCAGCAAATAGCGCGGCTTAATGACTTGCAATGGAACCTACGCCGAGTTTCGCGCTCCTATCAGCCGACCACGTTTACGGTGCAGCAATTGCAGGCAGATGTTAATCTAGTAAAAAATAGCACGCAACGACTACTACAGCAGAATAGACGCTTGTTGGTGCAGCAGCTCAATGAGACGGGTATAGAGCAAGATAAATTAAGAGCTGAATTACAACAGATTCCAGGATTAGCTACGCAGCAAACCCGCTTACAGCGGCCTTTTGAACTATATCAAAAGACGTATACTATGCTGGTGGAGAAGAAGATGGATTTCGGGATGGCCATAGCAGGCACCACTGTTGATTTCCAGATACTTTCTCCCGCTAGTGGTCCAGGCGCGCCTATCGCTCCGGTGCGCATGGTAGTGTATGCCATTGGACTAGCCGCTGGTATTGTATTAGGATTAGCAGTAATAGCAGTGCGCTACTTCATGCACAATACCGTAACGAGCGTACGTGAGTTGGAGAGGGCTACCACCGCATCAGTACTAGGTGTTATTCCAACTTATGATAAAGAGAAGATGAGTGTGTCGAGGCTCGTAGTTGATAAAAACCCTAAATCGGCTATTTCAGAGTCTATTCGCTCCATCCGAACGAATTTAGACTTTATCAGCTCAGCGAAGAAAAAGCGGCTTATCTCTGTTACATCCACTGTTTCGGGAGAGGGTAAAACATTTGTTACAGTAAATTTAGGAGGTATCGTTGCGTTATCGGGTCAACGAGTGGTTATTTTAGACTTAGATATGCGCAAGCCAAAAGTAAACTTAGCTTTTGGTACTGAGAACGTAAAGGGAGTTAGTACAATTCTGATCGATAAACACTCAGTGCAAGAGTGTATTCAGCATACCAGTATCCCTTCCCTGGATTTCATCTCTGCTGGCCCAACCCCACCAAATCCATCGGAGTTGATTCTGAACGCACGCTTTGATGAAATGCTAGCTGAGCTGTATCAGCAGTATGATGTAATCTTGATTGATACTCCGCCAGTTGGCCTAGTGACCGATGGTATCCTGATCATGCGTAAGGCAGACATTCCGATCTATATCGTGCGGGCTAATTACTCTAAGAAGACGTTTTTGAAGAATATCAACAAGATTATTCGCGCTAATAATTTCACCCGCCTTTCTACTATCCTCAACGATGCACAAGCAAGTGGCCTGTATGGTTACGGTTATGGCTACGGGTACGGGTATGGTCAAGGGTATTACGATGAAGCCGTACCTGATAAAAGCTTAGTTCAGCGTCTTCGCAAGCAGTTCTCTTAA